The Methanocaldococcus infernus ME region TAAGGCTCTTCTTGAGCCAACTATATATTTACAACTATTAACCTTCTCTAAAGCCAATAGGGTTAAAAACCTTTTATCCCCTGGCCCTATCCCTATTAAGTAAATCATTTTTCCACATGCCTATAACTTTTAAATCCTCCAATTAACCTTTTAACCTTCTTAAAGCCTAAGAGGCTTAATATTAAAGCCACTGTTCTACTTCTCATCCCTCCCCTTGCACAGAAAACTATTATTTCTTTATTTCTATCTAATTTTTTAACTTCATTGAGTATTCTAACCAAGCTCTTACTAACTATATCTATAGCCAACTCCATAGCCTTCTCTTTTCCCTCATTCTTATAAACCTTTCCTATTAAAGCATGCTCCTCATCCAAGAATAGAGGGATGTTAATAGCTCCTGGAATTGTTTTTTCCTTAAACTCCCTTGGAGATCTAACATCAATAAAAATAGCATCTTTCTTTTTTAAAGCCTCATCTATGGTTATTGTGTCATCAGGAATAGTTATAGAGCTTAAAAATTTCTTTATATTTATTTTCTCAATGTAAATTTTCTCATCTTCAAGTAAGAAAATTTCCTTTCCTTCTTCCTCCATCTTTTTTATTGTATCTATTACTTTCCTAACTATCTCTCCTCCAACTTTCCCAGCTAAGATTTTTTCAGAGTTAGCTATCATCTTTCTTCCATCTTTTAAGAAAATACATAGATAGACATCTTTATTAAATGTTAGTAGCCTTGCTAAGATTTCCTCATCCATAGTTTTTCCTTGATAAACTTGTCTATGATTTCAGCAGATTTTTTAACATCTTCATTATAAACAACCAAATCAGGCTTAATATTCTTGATATTTCTCATATAATGAACTCTATACAGCTTCTCTTCCAACAGCTTAGCAGCTTCAAAGTATTGGTCATTTTTAATTAAGCTGATGGCTTCATCTAACATATCAATCATATCTGGCTTTTTAAAGTCTCTTCTTAAAATGAATAATTTATTGATTAGCATTTCCTTCTCTCTCTCATTTCTTGGCTTGTAAATATTAACCAACCTCTTTATTTGGCATTCATAAGGACAGTCTATTAAAATTTTATAGTCATAATTTTTTATATTAGCAAGAAGCTCAGGAATCTTTATTCTATAATCTCCCCCTATTTTTCTTCCTTCATACTCAACAACAACATAACCATATTTTCCAGCTTTCTTTATCTCTTTCTCTATAATCCTATCAAACTCTTCCTGTGTTCTCATCTTTAAGTCATAGAGGTCTCCTAATATACTTCCCCTTGTCCCAGCTATCTCCTCTATGTCAATAACTGGATGTTTCTTTTTTAACTCCCTTAAAATTTCAGTTTTCCCACATCCTGTTTTTCCAAACAGTCCAAAGATTATCATATTCATTATCTCTTACTTGTTTTCTGCAAAGTTATTAAAAAAGTTGTTTGGTATTAAATACTTTATTGAAATAAATTTAAATCTTTGGATTAAGAAAAATAAAAAATAAAAAATTTGAATTTATTTCATATAGCCTTTTTTCACTTCAGGCTTTTCTCCTAATTTTTTACCAACTGTTACATTTTCCATTTTGTTTGTTATATTTATTTTATTTTTTCCTTTTTCTATTTTCATCATTGTCTTAACTCTACCCATATGCTCCATTTTAACCATAACTCTAAATTCATTGTCTAACTTAACCATAATTCTAAAAGCTTCTTCTAATTTATTCTGCTCAATTAGTTGTTTAACTTCATTTAATTCTTCTTCTAACTTTGTTACATTTCCACTTATTTTTAATCTTACTAATTTATGCTCAAACATTTTTATTTTATTCATTAACATTAATCTTATTCTCTCTTTTGGGATAAATTTTTCCATTACCTTAATTTTAAATTTATTCTGTAACATAATTTTTATTTTTGTCATATTACAAGGACATACTGGATTTTCAATGACTATAGCTTTTGAAATATTCAACTCCTTAGGATTTACTGAGAGATTTAACCCATTTGTTAAAATTGGAACTGATCCATTTGCTACTAAATTTATAGACTCATTTAAAGCTATGTCATCATAACCATAACATATACAAGCA contains the following coding sequences:
- a CDS encoding cell wall-binding repeat 2-containing protein, with amino-acid sequence MKKLLLVLLSLLALTYVSAETVVLVSDNSADYATALAIAEALNATIVTTEWGIYNESLITKIENLTPDNVIIVGGPLAVVENYTKALEDYGINVERVGGKDRYQTNAIALNQFKLMLQKRFKNMSACICYGYDDIALNESINLVANGSVPILTNGLNLSVNPKELNISKAIVIENPVCPCNMTKIKIMLQNKFKIKVMEKFIPKERIRLMLMNKIKMFEHKLVRLKISGNVTKLEEELNEVKQLIEQNKLEEAFRIMVKLDNEFRVMVKMEHMGRVKTMMKIEKGKNKINITNKMENVTVGKKLGEKPEVKKGYMK
- a CDS encoding selenouridine synthase SelU-like subunit, which encodes MIIFGLFGKTGCGKTEILRELKKKHPVIDIEEIAGTRGSILGDLYDLKMRTQEEFDRIIEKEIKKAGKYGYVVVEYEGRKIGGDYRIKIPELLANIKNYDYKILIDCPYECQIKRLVNIYKPRNEREKEMLINKLFILRRDFKKPDMIDMLDEAISLIKNDQYFEAAKLLEEKLYRVHYMRNIKNIKPDLVVYNEDVKKSAEIIDKFIKEKLWMRKS
- a CDS encoding selenouridine synthase SelU-like subunit, with translation MDEEILARLLTFNKDVYLCIFLKDGRKMIANSEKILAGKVGGEIVRKVIDTIKKMEEEGKEIFLLEDEKIYIEKINIKKFLSSITIPDDTITIDEALKKKDAIFIDVRSPREFKEKTIPGAINIPLFLDEEHALIGKVYKNEGKEKAMELAIDIVSKSLVRILNEVKKLDRNKEIIVFCARGGMRSRTVALILSLLGFKKVKRLIGGFKSYRHVEK